The proteins below come from a single Malus sylvestris chromosome 3, drMalSylv7.2, whole genome shotgun sequence genomic window:
- the LOC126614563 gene encoding histone H2B-like translates to MAPKAEKKPAEKKPAEEKKAEKAPAEKKPRAEKKLPREAAAAGDKKKKRSKKSVETYKIYIFKVLKQVHPDIGISSKAMGIMNSFINDIFEKLAQESSRLARYNKKPTITSREIQTAVRLVLPGELAKHAVSEGTKAVTKFTSS, encoded by the coding sequence ATGGCTCCCAAGGCAGAGAAGAAGCCGGCAGAGAAGAAGCCCGCGGAGGAGAAGAAGGCCGAGAAGGCCCCCGCCGAGAAGAAGCCCCGAGCTGAGAAGAAGCTCCCGAGGGAAGCCGCCGCAGCCGgagataagaagaagaagagatcgAAGAAGAGCGTGGAGACGTACAAGATCTACATCTTCAAGGTCCTGAAGCAGGTCCACCCCGATATCGGAATCTCCAGCAAGGCCATGGGGATCATGAACAGCTTCATCAACGACATCTTCGAGAAGCTCGCCCAGGAGTCCTCACGGCTCGCGAGGTACAACAAGAAGCCGACGATCACTTCCCGGGAGATACAGACGGCCGTGCGTCTGGTGCTGCCCGGTGAGCTTGCTAAGCACGCCGTCTCTGAGGGGACTAAGGCGGTGACCAAGTTTACTAGCTCTTAG
- the LOC126616984 gene encoding uncharacterized protein LOC126616984, producing MVSILNNPKDEKHVELFASWEVNNSKIIIRINNYVDLTIGMQLAKFSTSKEVWDHLAKLYTKANFAKRYQLEMEIHAIQQGDKSIQVFHNEMTNLWDQLALIEPKGLGNVELYCQYREEQRLVQFLMPLRDEFETLCRCILHKTPLPSVDYVLNELQVEEVRVQSHRLSSSLSNTLALAAAIRPRPRIKTSVAMDDRSYCKGKGHWKSQCHELSQKHGFPRRPPLAAAVVSSVLHIAIDSESKSRKDD from the coding sequence ATGGTTTCCATTCTGAATAACCCCAAAGATGAAAAACATGTTGAATTGTTTGCTTCTTGGGAGGTGAATAATTCAAAGATTATTATTCGGATTAATAATTATGTTGATTTGACTATTGGAATGCAACTTGCTAAGTTCTCAACATCTAAGGAAGTTTGGGATCACTTAGCAAAGTTGTATACCAAGGCCAATTTTGCTAAGAGGTATCAATTAGAAATGGAGATTCATGCAATCCAGCAGGGTGATAAGAGTATTCAAGTTTTTCATAATGAAATGACCAATCTTTGGGATCAACTTGCATTGATTGAACCTAAAGGACTTGGCAATGTCGAGCTCTATTGTCAATATAGAGAAGAACAACGTCTTGTTCAGTTTCTAATGCCTCTTCGAGATGAGTTCGAGACTCTCTGTAGGTGCATCCTACATAAAACTCCTCTTCCATCTGTTGATTATGTTCTTAATGAGTTGCAAGTCGAAGAAGTCCGTGTGCAGTCGCATAGGCTTTCTTCATCTTTGTCAAACACTTTAGCATTGGCTGCGGCAATTAGGCCAAGACCTCGTATTAAAACTAGTGTTGCTATGGATGATCGTTCTTATTGTAAAGGGAAAGGGCATTGGAAGTCCCAATGTCATGAGTTATCTCAAAAACATGGATTTCCACGTAGACCACCACTTGCAGCAGCAGTTGTATCTTCTGTTTTGCATATTGCAATTGATTCGGAATCTAAATCTAGAAAAGATGATTAG